One region of Chlorobiota bacterium genomic DNA includes:
- a CDS encoding T9SS type A sorting domain-containing protein: MKLTPPSLFVIDDWRRLRASSWFPPGEVGTESFADCATLTRWDSLVGKGVVRTSFGLNNRGSNDMFTCRNGGVFIDIRTKRVITQAVKNGPYDYEQFDVEMWVSNTSTQYAATPFIRLDEPIASIPNGTERLTLDGSTPAIQRTQLGPGMTQKLRWRLNVNRNSSDTQAIVRFSWRRLVEDKFGPFTEACEPLVTVLGFIDPPPDPPKDTVAPVIEPISAVRDSTALWVSRVMDRHLNFDFDTGIDTIRVLENLGDNFTFTADPLPFLRCDTSQAVLLFARVKDTTIAGRLIYEVADCNRNLSFDTIIYRPRPDTFPPTFTTLPIGAEGGTDCNARSYHVTVGDSVNQFPFSGDHGLGTIEVLGPLVNFTSPDINFDNGGVPINKFDRRATFRLNVIDTMLPGAATIRIADFAGNDTTLTLAYCPLPDTAAPRAVAQFNADPPGWNVILTDTLPWDRGLLEVVPIANPGNNVTFTPPTIPPGAPVALLPFISVNDPRFDAEITLEARDSVWTTNPTGHATRFTLRFSKIPDTLAPNIIFTPVPGTYGSVADVEVNDIHVINSEVYKYDVGLGAITVTSLSSNIMLASPITFSPGDKRATFRVQVIDTLAFNRLDSICLEAVDLAGNRSSNCYFYPVTPDVHAPIFTGTLSTDRTTITATITDQRLYDRGLGSLRLINEENLESGFAITNLGGAFTAQASIRVIDPEKPIAGTLLLRDLVADRDNSVESQAVHAVELPFRQAAVGIGIRLPGLVEGGEEIRGAVIATTDIDPAEVQQIAFTAQFSGQALFAGALGNGFAAVPDPTNGALLRATIEVQNGKGYRVGDTLGVLRFAAGAQTEVMELRLAIVPNTTLVNGGVGRVIAVQKLGDPLASTLALPPVFAKVSADSVTVINGYCDRVLATTGANNKAVGMAILQIRPQPNRAGETVTLEVRSLPSDARIELVAADGRVVERFNRIEPTAAGAISRVVVQLPSGLSAGAYLLRIIGGGTETGERIVVRQ, from the coding sequence GTGAAACTTACCCCGCCATCACTGTTTGTGATTGATGACTGGCGGCGGCTGCGTGCAAGCTCATGGTTCCCCCCGGGTGAGGTGGGCACCGAGAGTTTTGCTGACTGCGCAACGCTGACCCGGTGGGATAGCCTTGTGGGGAAAGGGGTAGTGCGGACCTCGTTCGGGCTGAACAATCGCGGCAGCAACGACATGTTCACCTGCCGCAACGGCGGGGTGTTCATTGACATCCGCACCAAACGGGTGATAACCCAAGCGGTGAAAAACGGCCCCTACGATTATGAGCAATTCGACGTTGAGATGTGGGTCTCGAACACCAGCACCCAGTATGCCGCAACGCCCTTTATTCGGCTGGATGAACCGATCGCTTCCATCCCCAACGGAACCGAGCGGCTGACGCTGGACGGGTCAACCCCGGCGATTCAACGGACCCAGCTTGGACCCGGCATGACCCAAAAGCTGCGGTGGCGATTGAACGTCAACCGCAACTCGTCCGATACCCAAGCGATTGTTCGATTCTCCTGGCGACGGCTTGTGGAAGATAAGTTCGGCCCGTTCACCGAAGCGTGCGAGCCGCTGGTGACGGTGCTTGGATTTATTGACCCGCCGCCGGATCCGCCAAAGGATACCGTGGCCCCGGTGATCGAGCCGATCAGTGCCGTGCGCGACTCCACCGCGCTTTGGGTTTCCCGCGTGATGGATCGCCATCTCAATTTCGATTTCGACACCGGGATTGATACCATTCGGGTGCTGGAAAACCTGGGGGATAACTTCACATTTACCGCCGACCCGCTTCCGTTCCTGCGGTGCGACACCTCGCAGGCGGTGTTGCTGTTTGCTCGCGTGAAGGATACCACAATCGCCGGGCGGCTGATCTATGAAGTGGCCGATTGCAATCGGAACCTGAGCTTCGACACCATCATCTACCGCCCGCGCCCCGATACCTTCCCGCCAACGTTCACCACGTTGCCAATTGGGGCCGAAGGTGGGACCGATTGCAATGCCCGAAGCTACCACGTGACCGTGGGCGACAGCGTGAACCAGTTCCCATTTTCCGGCGATCACGGTTTGGGGACCATTGAGGTTCTTGGCCCGCTGGTGAACTTCACTTCCCCCGACATCAACTTCGATAACGGCGGCGTGCCAATCAACAAGTTCGACCGGCGCGCAACCTTCCGCCTGAACGTGATTGACACGATGCTCCCCGGCGCGGCAACGATTCGCATTGCCGACTTTGCCGGGAACGACACGACGCTCACCCTTGCCTACTGCCCGCTTCCCGACACCGCCGCGCCGCGTGCCGTGGCGCAGTTCAATGCGGACCCGCCAGGCTGGAACGTGATCCTTACCGACACGCTCCCGTGGGACCGTGGGTTGCTGGAGGTGGTGCCGATTGCCAACCCGGGGAACAACGTCACGTTCACCCCGCCAACGATTCCCCCGGGCGCACCGGTCGCGCTTCTTCCATTTATCAGCGTGAACGATCCCCGCTTCGATGCGGAGATCACGCTGGAGGCCAGGGACTCCGTCTGGACAACGAATCCCACCGGGCACGCAACGCGGTTTACGCTCCGCTTCTCCAAAATCCCCGACACGCTTGCGCCGAACATTATCTTCACTCCGGTCCCCGGGACCTACGGCTCGGTTGCCGATGTTGAGGTGAACGATATCCACGTGATCAACAGCGAGGTGTACAAGTACGATGTTGGGTTGGGGGCAATCACCGTCACCTCGCTCAGCAGTAACATCATGCTTGCTTCGCCCATCACGTTTTCGCCTGGGGATAAGCGGGCAACGTTCAGGGTGCAGGTGATTGATACGCTGGCCTTCAATCGGCTGGACAGCATCTGCCTGGAGGCGGTAGATCTTGCGGGAAATCGGAGCAGCAATTGCTACTTCTACCCGGTTACGCCCGATGTCCACGCGCCAATTTTTACCGGCACGCTTTCCACCGACCGCACAACAATCACCGCCACCATCACGGACCAGCGGTTGTACGACCGCGGGTTGGGGTCGCTGCGGCTTATCAACGAGGAGAATCTGGAGTCGGGATTTGCCATCACGAATTTGGGGGGAGCGTTTACCGCGCAAGCAAGCATCAGGGTGATTGACCCCGAAAAGCCAATCGCCGGAACCCTTCTGCTGCGCGACCTTGTGGCCGACCGCGACAACTCCGTGGAGTCCCAGGCAGTGCACGCGGTGGAGCTTCCGTTCCGCCAAGCGGCGGTGGGGATTGGCATCCGGCTGCCGGGGTTGGTGGAAGGTGGTGAGGAGATTCGCGGGGCGGTGATTGCCACAACCGACATTGATCCTGCCGAGGTCCAGCAGATTGCTTTCACCGCTCAGTTTAGCGGCCAGGCGTTGTTTGCCGGGGCATTGGGGAATGGGTTCGCCGCCGTTCCCGATCCCACCAATGGGGCATTGCTCCGCGCCACGATTGAGGTTCAAAACGGAAAAGGATACCGGGTCGGGGATACGCTTGGAGTGCTCCGGTTTGCCGCCGGAGCCCAGACGGAGGTGATGGAGTTGCGGCTGGCAATTGTGCCGAACACGACGCTGGTGAACGGTGGCGTTGGAAGGGTGATTGCCGTGCAAAAACTGGGCGACCCGCTGGCCAGCACCCTGGCGTTGCCTCCGGTTTTCGCAAAGGTGAGTGCCGATTCCGTCACCGTTATCAATGGCTATTGCGACCGCGTGCTGGCCACAACCGGGGCGAACAACAAGGCCGTGGGAATGGCGATTCTGCAAATCCGCCCGCAGCCGAACCGCGCCGGCGAAACGGTGACGCTCGAGGTCCGCTCCCTTCCCTCCGATGCACGGATTGAGCTTGTGGCCGCCGATGGGCGCGTGGTGGAGCGGTTCAATCGAATCGAACCGACGGCGGCGGGTGCCATTTCGCGCGTGGTGGTGCAGCTTCCTTCCGGGCTTTCGGCGGGCGCGTACCTGCTGCGGATTATCGGCGGCGGCACAGAAACCGGGGAGCGGATTGTGGTGCGGCAGTGA
- a CDS encoding DUF4286 family protein — translation MTIYEVTINIQQDAATEYEAWLREHIGQMLQLQGFLSATWTTAEEAEGGTVTHCVHYFLRDRDALQHYFLHHAEAMRQEGVRLFGGKFTATRRVLNVKEQW, via the coding sequence ATGACGATCTACGAAGTAACCATCAACATCCAGCAGGATGCCGCCACGGAATATGAGGCGTGGCTGCGCGAGCATATCGGACAGATGCTGCAACTGCAGGGATTCCTTTCGGCCACGTGGACAACGGCGGAAGAAGCGGAAGGGGGAACGGTGACGCACTGCGTCCACTACTTCTTGCGCGACCGGGACGCGTTGCAACACTACTTCCTTCACCATGCCGAGGCGATGCGCCAGGAGGGGGTGCGGCTGTTTGGCGGAAAGTTCACCGCAACGCGCCGCGTGCTGAACGTGAAAGAACAGTGGTGA
- a CDS encoding enoyl-ACP reductase produces the protein MPEQQSYGLLKGKRGIIFGPLDETSIGWQIALAAHREGAEFAISNVAIAMRVGTVLELAKQCGDAPVFTCDATNNEELDQLFAKLKEMWGGVDFIVHSIGMSQNIRKNIPYESLNYDWYMRTLDVSAMSLHRMISMALKNEALNNGASIVAMSYIAAQRNYSTYSDMGDAKSLLEAIVRSYGSRLATRGIRINTISQSPTYTRAGSGIEHFDKMFEYAQRISPLGNATAAECADYVTTILSDLSRKVTMQNLYHDGGYSSMGITMPMLDLVFNALKDEGRAERSGLSPIKGE, from the coding sequence ATGCCAGAACAACAATCATACGGCTTGCTTAAGGGGAAACGCGGGATCATTTTTGGCCCGTTGGATGAAACCAGCATCGGTTGGCAAATTGCGCTTGCCGCCCACCGCGAAGGGGCGGAGTTCGCAATCTCCAACGTTGCCATTGCCATGCGTGTGGGGACCGTGTTGGAGCTTGCCAAGCAGTGTGGCGATGCCCCGGTGTTCACCTGCGATGCAACAAACAACGAGGAGTTGGACCAGCTGTTCGCCAAGCTGAAGGAGATGTGGGGCGGGGTGGATTTTATCGTCCACTCGATCGGGATGTCGCAGAATATCCGCAAGAATATCCCGTACGAATCGCTGAACTACGATTGGTACATGCGGACGCTGGATGTCTCGGCAATGTCGCTCCACCGGATGATCAGCATGGCATTGAAGAACGAGGCCCTAAACAACGGAGCAAGCATTGTGGCCATGAGCTACATTGCCGCCCAGCGGAACTACTCCACCTACTCCGACATGGGGGATGCAAAATCTTTGCTGGAAGCGATTGTGCGCAGCTACGGCAGCCGGCTGGCCACGCGTGGTATTCGGATCAATACCATTTCGCAAAGCCCAACCTACACGCGGGCCGGAAGCGGGATCGAGCATTTCGACAAGATGTTCGAGTACGCCCAACGAATCTCACCGCTGGGGAACGCCACCGCCGCCGAGTGCGCCGATTACGTCACCACCATCCTGAGCGACCTTTCCCGGAAAGTCACCATGCAGAACCTGTACCACGATGGCGGCTACAGCTCGATGGGCATCACCATGCCGATGCTTGACCTGGTGTTCAACGCCCTGAAAGATGAAGGCCGCGCCGAACGCTCCGGCCTCTCGCCAATAAAAGGGGAGTGA
- a CDS encoding DUF4115 domain-containing protein, translating to MTIGQQLREAREAQGMSIGDVSRKTYIQPKFLQAIEEENVTSIPNPQRRFFVRDYARTVGIDAEALLAQLPDTPPPTPVAIAPESRTPTRFDSADTERRSTFPKFKPMAFGEQRRRSTNMVNWVIAAALLLLIGVGGYLAWSGGLFGGGTEPAAQAVQPPQPSNEDSPAQIINAPDSPAAAPASESSSWQPGDSMTLVGRATARVWFDVVSDGQRSSTGTLDSGVVKTWRAMKTFKVSLGNAGGLTLTLNDRNIGTLGPLRTAVRNQVIDSAGVRRPGGVRPTVAATTTTPPTAKPATTRPTAATPRQTAPATTPTNRPTSTTQPNRATQSATNRTTTPSRPAASPETTQSNRTRTQSQQSTASPRRQPARRTPTVRPIETTEPRRVPRDPNANP from the coding sequence ATGACCATTGGCCAGCAACTACGCGAAGCGCGCGAAGCGCAAGGGATGAGCATCGGCGATGTCTCACGCAAGACCTATATCCAACCGAAATTTCTTCAGGCGATTGAGGAGGAGAATGTTACCTCGATCCCAAACCCGCAGCGGCGGTTTTTTGTGCGCGATTACGCCCGCACCGTCGGGATAGATGCCGAGGCATTGCTTGCCCAACTCCCCGACACTCCACCGCCAACTCCGGTGGCCATTGCGCCGGAATCGCGAACCCCAACCCGATTCGATTCCGCCGACACCGAACGCCGCAGCACCTTCCCAAAATTCAAGCCGATGGCGTTCGGCGAGCAACGGCGGCGCAGCACCAACATGGTGAACTGGGTGATTGCTGCGGCCCTGCTTCTGCTGATTGGCGTTGGGGGATACTTGGCATGGAGTGGCGGTTTGTTCGGCGGGGGAACGGAGCCTGCGGCCCAGGCAGTCCAGCCGCCGCAGCCAAGCAACGAAGATTCCCCTGCGCAGATTATCAACGCGCCCGATTCCCCTGCGGCGGCTCCTGCCTCGGAATCCTCCTCCTGGCAGCCGGGGGACAGCATGACGCTGGTGGGGCGTGCCACTGCCCGCGTCTGGTTCGACGTTGTTTCCGATGGACAGCGCAGTTCCACCGGAACGCTGGATAGCGGCGTGGTGAAAACATGGCGTGCCATGAAAACCTTCAAAGTCTCGCTGGGGAATGCTGGCGGGCTGACGCTGACGTTGAACGACCGGAACATCGGCACGCTTGGGCCGCTTCGCACTGCCGTCCGCAACCAGGTGATTGACTCGGCGGGGGTACGCCGCCCGGGGGGCGTTCGCCCAACGGTTGCAGCCACCACAACAACGCCACCAACAGCAAAGCCAGCAACAACAAGGCCAACGGCGGCCACGCCACGCCAAACTGCGCCGGCAACAACACCAACCAACCGACCCACCAGCACCACGCAGCCGAACCGCGCCACGCAATCGGCAACCAACCGGACGACCACGCCAAGCCGTCCCGCAGCTTCGCCCGAAACAACTCAATCGAACCGAACCCGCACGCAATCGCAGCAGAGTACCGCATCCCCGCGCCGCCAACCAGCGCGGCGCACGCCAACCGTCCGCCCAATCGAGACCACCGAGCCGCGCCGCGTCCCCCGCGACCCGAACGCGAATCCGTGA